A genomic window from Megalobrama amblycephala isolate DHTTF-2021 linkage group LG2, ASM1881202v1, whole genome shotgun sequence includes:
- the LOC125261109 gene encoding cytochrome c oxidase assembly factor 4 homolog, mitochondrial, whose protein sequence is MASAPSPSPHDRSRSEEEDDPVDGMISRTGCAELHYALQDCMAEHQDWRKCQTEVQKFKECMTTYQNTRKEQLLKQRTSATQSA, encoded by the coding sequence ATGGCATCGGCTCCTTCTCCATCCCCTCATGACCGGAGCAGGAGTGAGGAGGAGGATGATCCAGTGGATGGGATGATCTCCAGGACAGGCTGTGCTGAACTGCACTACGCTCTGCAGGACTGTATGGCTGAGCATCAGGACTGGAGGAAGTGTCAGACTGAGGTTCAGAAGTTTAAGGAGTGCATGACCACCTACCAGAACACTCGCAAAGAGCAGCTCCTGAAGCAAAGGACGTCAGCTACACAATCTGCCTGA